The DNA sequence GTTGCATCGAGTCACCAGTCACAGAGCCATATGGTACGCCCGTCATCTGCTCCATTTGCTTCATCTCCAGCCGGATCACATCCATGTAGATTTCAGCCGGCCGGATCGCAACAGTGGTCTAGATCGCAACAAGGGTCTAGATCGATGCAGGGGtgtggatcgcaaccatcttcatcaagGACCCTGTCTCCCTCTCCACGGAGTTCGTCTCCTAGCATTTGTAGACTTCGTCTTCGGGATAGTAGCACTGAGCCAGATGCCCCCCTTCTGCGCACACTTCAGATTCATCAGAGAATGATGATCCAGATGATGTGCGTtatgatcgttatcataggatCATCATCAGGCCTGCGGGtaatgggtaagatttattttttacttctttatttattacttttttatttttgctgaattataatagctaatcttgtttatttaatgtaatttctATGTTGCAGGTTCATTCCTAATCATCAGGttacaaagataatcactgatATTCTTGGCGGGTTGTATAATGCACCCTATCCAACTTGGAGTGACTTTCCAGAGGATCTTGTGCAACAAAtgttcaaccaatttaaggttttaatacaattcttatctatttaagcattatattaacaatatttttatctaacattacatactttatttgcagactaagtgtgccTGGGAGGACCGGTATAACCGTGAAATTTGTAAAAATTGGGAGTACAAATACCGTAAGAGACTCTCTGATTCCTTTAGCTCCGCTCGAAAGGTTAAaaagaagccttcatgggttctaccggATGTATGGGTGGATCTGCAAAGGTATTGGGCCACCGAGAAATTCGAGAAGCAGAGTGAACTGGGAAAGAAGGCCCGAGCATttgagaagggtggctccttgcatTGTCTGGATTCAAGGAGCATGGGGGATACGAGGAGACAAATGGTAATTCTTTAAAATATTTCGGtctatttttatcgaactatatttatatatgttaattttgttaacacgttttattatatttgtaggaaaaaaaatatgggagaaagatgagtcatgatgagttcttcatggagactcacatccggaagaagaaggcaccgacagatccaactagatgggtcgaggaccgggcagaGACTACacatgtaagtttcataactactataaatgtttataatattatatagttagtaattttctatcttctaaataaagggtcgctacaagattaatttggaggagtacactcagagcttaccaccgaatgagcaaggcgacCGCCCGCCCATTTTAGACGAAGAAGCGCAGaggatatggttggatgttgttgatggtcctaaaaaggggatagcatacggcCTTCCAGATAAATCATTTCAGCACTACAaggctggattgcaaggtatagggacttccgtCCAAGGCGAGGCGATTGATAGGTCGACTATATCGTCTATGGAACATAAGATCGCGAAGCTGAcagcagagcttgaagagacaaaggctagagaaaaAATGAGAGATGAACAATTTGGTACCCTTGAAGTTCAACTAGAAAGAAGGGACGAACAATTTAATCTCTttcaaggtcagctggccaatcttcttgctagtggtgcttttcccattccccggtctcgtgaTCCTTCCCCATGTGCCGATGATGAAGGTTCTAGGAGTGAAGATAGAGATGATGCTAGAtaaaaaaaactcattgaatggtgtgtattgctaaacaaagtattgaacttgtcaatatttagttgagagtaattttgaatgatgattatattgttattttgttattgaacattttaGTAGTTGTTGTTAGATAATGGCTGTTAGTGTTAGTTAATAATTTTTGTTAGTtaattgttgttgatattgttgttgttagtatATTCATTGTTGTTGATTAATTATGGTTGAATGACAGCAATGTAATGCTGCAATTATAGGATGGATATTAGTTGTAATTGGTAGGTGGTGTAGCTCAAAAATAGGTATTTTATGTCCAGGTTTTACCCAGATATCCGATCGAATTCGGTCGAAAATTTCAAATAAATTCTCCAgttgaagagacaaaggctagagaaaaAATGAGAGATGAACAATTTGGTACCCTTGAAGTTCAACTAGAAAGAAGGGACGGAtaatttaatctccttcaaggtcagctggccaatcttcttaCTAGTGGTGCTTTTTccattccccggtctcgtgaTCCTTCCCCATGTGCCGATGATGAAGATTCTAGGAGTGAAGATAGAGATGATGCAAGAtaaaaaaaactcattgaatggtgtgtattgctaaacaaagtattgaacttgtcaatatttagttgagagtaattttgaatgatgattatattgttattttgttattgaacattttagtagttgttgttagataatggttgttagtgttagttaatagtttttgttagttaattgttgttgttattgttgttgttagtatATTCATTGTTGTTGATTAATTATGGCTGAATGACAGCAATGT is a window from the Nicotiana tomentosiformis chromosome 10, ASM39032v3, whole genome shotgun sequence genome containing:
- the LOC108944616 gene encoding uncharacterized protein, with the translated sequence MFNQFKTKCAWEDRYNREICKNWEYKYRKRLSDSFSSARKVKKKPSWVLPDVWVDLQRYWATEKFEKQSELGKKARAFEKGGSLHCLDSRSMGDTRRQMEKKYGRKMSHDEFFMETHIRKKKAPTDPTRWVEDRAETTHGRYKINLEEYTQSLPPNEQGDRPPILDEEAQRIWLDVVDGPKKGIAYGLPDKSFQHYKAGLQGIGTSVQGEAIDRSTISSMEHKIAKLTAELEETKAREKMRDEQFGTLEVQLERRDEQFNLFQGQLANLLASGAFPIPRSRDPSPCADDEGSRSEDRDDAR